TGAGTGTCCTCTCGGTGTCCGGCGTTGCACGCCGGTGTCGGGTTGCGAGAGGACACTATGAGCCCGAGGTAGCCGCGGGGAGCGGCGCGGGTGAACGGTCGGTGTCGGGCGGGTGGCGCAGGGATGCGCCGGGGGATCAGTCGTGCCGGACCGTGTACTTGAAGCCGCGGTGCGAGCCCACGTAGCCGAGGCGCTCGTAGAACCGGTGTGCGTCGGTGCGGGCGGCGTCAGAGGTGAGCTGCACCATGGCCGCGCCGAGGGCGGGCGCCGCGGCATCGCCGACCCACCGCATGACCGCGGAGCCGATGCCGGACGAGCGGAGGTCGCTGCGCACCCGGACCGCCTCGACGAGCAGCCGCCGGGCGCCGCGGCGTGCCATGCCCGGGATCGACGTGAGCTGGAGGGTGCCGACCACCGCGCCGTCGAGCTCGACCACGAGGAGGTCGTTGGAGGGATCGGCCAGGATCTCGCGGAGGCCGCGCTCGTACGCCGGGCGGTCCTCGTCGGAGGCCACGTCGCCGCGGGCGGCGCTGATCGGGTCGTCGGCGAGCAGCGCGATGACGGCGTCGGCGTCGGCCTCGCTCGCTCTCCGGAGCACAGCGTCCCCGCTCCTCGACGCGAACGGGTGCGGCAGCGGGAGAGCGGGAAGCATGACCCCAGTCTGCCAGCGGCGCGGTTGCGTGACGGTGCCCGCGGGTCTGGAATCATGGCGGGGTGGATATCGGCAGCCTCCTCGGACTCGAGCAGCTCACCTGGGGGATGCTGATCCTCATCATCGTGGCGGCGTTCAGTGCCGGGTGGATCGACGCGGTCGTCGGCGGCGGAGGACTGCTGCAGCTTCCGGCACTGCTCCTCATCCCCGGCATCGCCCCGGTCCAGGCGCTCGCGACGAACAAGCTCGCCTCCGTGTTCGGGACCGCGACCAGCAGCATCACCTACTACCGCCGTGCCAAGCCCGACCTCCGCACGGCCCTGCCGATGGCGGTGATCGCGTTGATCGGCTCGTTCGGCGGCGCGGCGGTCGCGACGGTGCTGCCCCCGGCCGCCTTCAAGCCCATCATCGTGATCGCGCTGCTGGCGGTCGCCCTGTTCACGGCGCTCCGTCCCCAGCTCGGGGCGGCGACGCAGCTGCGCTTCCACGGGCACAAGCACCACATCATGGCCGGGCTGGCCGGGCTCGGCATCGGGTTCTACGACGGGATGATCGGTCCGGGGACGGGCACCTTCCTCGTGATCACCCTCGTCGCGCTGCTGGGGTACGACTTCCTGCAGGCGAGCGCGAAGGCCAAGATCGTGAATCTCGCGACGAACGCGGGGGCGCTGCTCCTCTTCATCCCGCACGGCTCGGTGCTGTGGCTGCTCGGGGGCATCCTCGCGGTCGCGAACGTCGCCGGCAGCTACCTGGGCTCGCGGATGGCCATCTCCCGCGGCACGACCTTCATCCGCGTGGTGTTCCTCGTCGTGGTGGTGGCTCTCATCGCGAAGCTCGGTGTCGACGTGTGGAACGAGAACCTCGCCCCCCTCTTCGCCTAGCCCCCCCTTCTTCTTCTTGTTCGCCGAGACCCCGGGTACGCGACGAGACCCCGGGCTGCCAGCGGCAGTGTCCCGGGGTCTCGGCGATAAGACGGGGTGTCGGCGGGTCAGGCCTCGTCCTCGGGGGTGAAGTCGACGCCGGCCTCGGCGCGCTGCTCCGGGGTGATCGGAGCGGGAGCGGAGGTGAGGGGATCGAAGCCGTTGCCGGACTTCGGGAAGGCGATGACGTCGCGGATCGACTCGGTCTTGGTCAGGTGCTGGAGCACGCGGTCCATGCCGAGCGCGATGCCGCCGTGCGGGGGAGCGCCGAACTTGAACGCGTCGAGGAGGAAGCCGAACTGCTCCTGCGCCACCTCGTCGCTGATGCCCATGACCTCGAAGACCCGCTTCTGGATGTCCTCGCGGTGGATGCGGATGGACCCGCCGCCGAGCTCCGAGCCGTTGCACACGATGTCGTACGCGTAGGCGAGGGCCGATCCGGGGTCGCTGTCGAACGTGTCCTCGAACTCGGGCTTCGGGCCCGTGAACGCGTGGTGCACGGCCGTCCAGGCGCCCGCACCCACGGCCACGTCTCCGGAGGCGACCGCATCCGCGGCCGGCTCGAACATCGGGGCGTCGACGACCCACGTGAAGGCGAACTCGTCCGGGTTCAGGTACCCGAGGCGACGGCCGATCTCGACCCGTGCGGCGCCGAGCAGCGCCCGGCTCTCCTTGGTGGCACCGGCGGCGAAGAACACGCAGTCGCCCGGCTCGGCGCCGACGAACTCCGCCAGTCCCGCCTGCTCGGCCTCGGACAGGTTCTTCGCGGCAGGGCCGCCCAGGGTGCCGTCCTCGTTGAACAGCACGTAGGCGAGACCGCGCGCGCCGCGCTGCTTGGCCCAGTCCTGCCACGCGTCGAGCTGCTTGCGCGGCTGGCTCGCACCGCCGGGCATGCGCACCGCGCCGACGTACTCCGCCTGGAACACGCGGAACGGGGTGTCCGTGAAGTACTCGGTCGCCTCGACGAGCTCGAGCCCGAAGCGGAGGTCGGGCTTGTCGGAGCCGTACTTCGCCATGGCATCGGCGTACGTCATACGCGGCAGCGGGGTCTGCACCTCGACGCCGATCGTCTTCCACATCGCCACGATGAGCGACTCCATGAGGGCGATCACGTCCTCCTGGTCGACGAAGCTCATCTCGATGTCGAGCTGCGTGAACTCGGGCTGACGGTCGGCGCGGAAGTCCTCGTCGCGGTAGCAGCGGGCGATCTGGAAGTACTTCTCCACACCGCCGACCATGAGCAGCTGCTTGAAGAGCTGCGGGGACTGCGGCAGGGCGTACCAGCTGCCCGGGTGCAGACGGGCCGGGACGACGAAGTCGCGGGCGCCCTCCGGCGTGGAACGGGTGAGGGTCGGGGTCTCGACCTCGGTGAAGTCCTCGGCGTGCAGGACGTCGCGGATCGCCTTGTAGACGTCGGACCGCAGGCGCAGCGCGGAGGCGGCGGCCGGGCGGCGGAGGTCGAGGTAGCGATATTTGAGGCGTGCCTCCTCGCCGACGGTCTCGGTGTCGGCCAGAGCGGTCGAGACCTGGAACGGCAGCGGCGCCGACTCGTTCAGCACCTCGACCTCGGCCGCGATGACCTCGATCTCGCCGGACGGCAGGTTCGGGTTCGCGTTCCCCTCGGGGCGACGCGACACCTCCCCGGTGACCTTGAGGACGAACTCGTTGCGCAGCGGGTGGGCGATCTCCTCGTCGCGGATGACGACCTGGGCGATGCCCGACGCGTCCCGCAGATCGATGAAAGCGACGCCTCCGTGGTCACGACGACGATCGACCCACCCGGTGAGGGTGACGGTCTGACCGATGTTCTCGGCGCGCAGGGAGCCTGCGGAGTGGGTGCGCAGCACGGAGGATTCCTCCTGATCCGGGGAAAGATGAACCCGCCCAGTCTACGCGGGCGTCCCGGCCCTTCCCGGCCGGGTCGCCTGCGCGGAGCAGCGGCACCTCAGTAGGATCGCCACGACGAAAGGCGCACCCCATGAACCTCTCCATCTCGGACGGCAACGGCCTTCCCGACCTGTTCGGCGCGATCTTCTCCGGCACGACAGGGCTCATCGCCCTCATCTTCTACATCCTCGTCGTGGTCGGGCTGTGGAAGGTCTTCACGAAGGCGGGGTACCCCGGAATCCTCGCGATCATCCCGATCGTGAATGTCGTGTTCCTCGTGAAGATCGCCGGGATGTCGGGCTGGTTCGCCCTGCTCTACCTCGTGCCGATCGCGAACTTCATCCTCGGGGTCATCGTCGCATTCAAGCTCGGCGCGCGCTTCGGCAAGGGCGGGGTGTTCTCCTTCTTCCTGTTGTTCCTCTTCCCCTACATCGGCTATCTGGTCCTCGGCTTCGGCGAGTCCCGCTACCGCGAGGTCTGACGTGGCGGCATCACTTCTGCACCTCGTTCGCCACGGTGAGGTGCACAACCCGTCCCGCGTGCTCTACGGACGGTTGCCCGATTATCACCTCAGCACCGCGGGGGAGGAGATGGCGCAGGCGGCGGCGGAGCATGTGGTCGGGCTCGGCGATCCGGTGACCGCGCTGTTCGCGTCGCCTCTGGAGCGCGCGCAGGAGTCGGCCGCCCCCTTCGCGGAGGTGTTCGACCTCGAACCCGAGACGGACATCCGCCTGATCGAGCCGACGAACGTGTTCGAGGGCACCCGGATGCGGCGGTCGCTGATGAATCCGGTGAACTGGTGGCACCTGCGCCAGCCGTCGCTGCCGAGCTGGGGGGAGCCGTACGCCTCGATCGCGGAGCGCATGCTCGGCGTGATGGACGAGGCATGGACGGCCGCGGCCGAGATCCCGACCGCGGGGGACATCGTCATGGTGTCGCATCAGGCGCCGATCTGGATCACGCACCTCCGCGTGGCCGGCCTCCCGCTGCAGCATGACCCGCGGACTCGCCGTTGCGCCCTGTCGAGTGTGACCTCGTTCGCGCGCGTCGGCGACGTCTGGCGCGAGGTCTCGTATGCCGAGCC
This genomic stretch from Microbacterium sp. Nx66 harbors:
- a CDS encoding GNAT family N-acetyltransferase, which codes for MLPALPLPHPFASRSGDAVLRRASEADADAVIALLADDPISAARGDVASDEDRPAYERGLREILADPSNDLLVVELDGAVVGTLQLTSIPGMARRGARRLLVEAVRVRSDLRSSGIGSAVMRWVGDAAAPALGAAMVQLTSDAARTDAHRFYERLGYVGSHRGFKYTVRHD
- a CDS encoding sulfite exporter TauE/SafE family protein, which codes for MLILIIVAAFSAGWIDAVVGGGGLLQLPALLLIPGIAPVQALATNKLASVFGTATSSITYYRRAKPDLRTALPMAVIALIGSFGGAAVATVLPPAAFKPIIVIALLAVALFTALRPQLGAATQLRFHGHKHHIMAGLAGLGIGFYDGMIGPGTGTFLVITLVALLGYDFLQASAKAKIVNLATNAGALLLFIPHGSVLWLLGGILAVANVAGSYLGSRMAISRGTTFIRVVFLVVVVALIAKLGVDVWNENLAPLFA
- the aspS gene encoding aspartate--tRNA ligase translates to MLRTHSAGSLRAENIGQTVTLTGWVDRRRDHGGVAFIDLRDASGIAQVVIRDEEIAHPLRNEFVLKVTGEVSRRPEGNANPNLPSGEIEVIAAEVEVLNESAPLPFQVSTALADTETVGEEARLKYRYLDLRRPAAASALRLRSDVYKAIRDVLHAEDFTEVETPTLTRSTPEGARDFVVPARLHPGSWYALPQSPQLFKQLLMVGGVEKYFQIARCYRDEDFRADRQPEFTQLDIEMSFVDQEDVIALMESLIVAMWKTIGVEVQTPLPRMTYADAMAKYGSDKPDLRFGLELVEATEYFTDTPFRVFQAEYVGAVRMPGGASQPRKQLDAWQDWAKQRGARGLAYVLFNEDGTLGGPAAKNLSEAEQAGLAEFVGAEPGDCVFFAAGATKESRALLGAARVEIGRRLGYLNPDEFAFTWVVDAPMFEPAADAVASGDVAVGAGAWTAVHHAFTGPKPEFEDTFDSDPGSALAYAYDIVCNGSELGGGSIRIHREDIQKRVFEVMGISDEVAQEQFGFLLDAFKFGAPPHGGIALGMDRVLQHLTKTESIRDVIAFPKSGNGFDPLTSAPAPITPEQRAEAGVDFTPEDEA
- a CDS encoding DUF5684 domain-containing protein; this encodes MNLSISDGNGLPDLFGAIFSGTTGLIALIFYILVVVGLWKVFTKAGYPGILAIIPIVNVVFLVKIAGMSGWFALLYLVPIANFILGVIVAFKLGARFGKGGVFSFFLLFLFPYIGYLVLGFGESRYREV
- a CDS encoding histidine phosphatase family protein; amino-acid sequence: MAASLLHLVRHGEVHNPSRVLYGRLPDYHLSTAGEEMAQAAAEHVVGLGDPVTALFASPLERAQESAAPFAEVFDLEPETDIRLIEPTNVFEGTRMRRSLMNPVNWWHLRQPSLPSWGEPYASIAERMLGVMDEAWTAAAEIPTAGDIVMVSHQAPIWITHLRVAGLPLQHDPRTRRCALSSVTSFARVGDVWREVSYAEPAATGGAVDVGAV